One Brevibacillus choshinensis genomic window carries:
- a CDS encoding ECF transporter S component, which produces MKETALHSTRSTQKLVTIPMLAAVAFILQYLEFPIPLMPSFLKLDFSTLPALIGGLMYGPVAGIIVEVLKNALHMLFKNTDGLLIGELANVVAGASFIVAAVSMQRLGQGKKGFLTGLALGTLLMSAVMALANAFFLLPAYAVLYQMPMDQLLSTFGADSVWSLVLYGIVPFNIFKGAMLSLVAYPVYVKLASRLNPRATN; this is translated from the coding sequence ATGAAAGAAACAGCATTACATTCCACGAGGTCAACCCAAAAGCTTGTGACGATTCCCATGCTCGCAGCGGTTGCCTTTATCCTGCAGTATTTGGAATTCCCCATTCCACTGATGCCGAGCTTTTTAAAGCTGGATTTCAGTACGCTGCCTGCCTTGATCGGCGGTCTGATGTACGGTCCAGTGGCAGGGATCATCGTGGAGGTTTTGAAAAATGCCCTGCACATGCTGTTTAAAAATACGGACGGACTTTTGATCGGGGAGCTGGCCAACGTGGTGGCGGGCGCCAGCTTTATCGTAGCGGCAGTCTCCATGCAGCGACTCGGCCAAGGCAAGAAAGGCTTTTTGACCGGCCTCGCTTTGGGTACCCTGCTGATGAGCGCCGTGATGGCTCTGGCCAACGCGTTCTTCCTGCTGCCTGCCTATGCCGTTCTTTATCAAATGCCAATGGATCAGCTGCTGTCGACCTTTGGAGCAGACAGCGTGTGGTCACTCGTCCTGTACGGAATCGTTCCGTTCAACATTTTCAAGGGTGCGATGCTCTCCCTGGTCGCTTATCCGGTGTACGTCAAGCTGGCGTCCAGATTGAACCCGCGTGCCACAAATTGA
- a CDS encoding HAD family hydrolase, with product MKTILFDFDGTVADTLPLIFTAFRSTFQRFLQKHYTDEQIIALFGPTETGIVKKELPVHAHVAALEHFFTVYADEHGRMQNPPEIGGMLQRLQAAGIQMGIVTGKGRQSADISLQEWELSSYFHVVITGDDVTHPKPHPEGILLAMERLGAKAAETIYVGDSDADVQAGRSAGLMTVGVDWLAVTQKAGQFDPQPDYVFTDVESFVEWVLAARR from the coding sequence ATGAAAACCATCCTGTTTGATTTCGATGGGACCGTAGCGGACACGCTGCCGCTCATTTTCACCGCTTTTCGCTCGACGTTTCAGCGTTTTTTGCAAAAGCATTATACAGATGAGCAGATCATCGCCTTATTTGGACCGACAGAGACCGGAATCGTGAAAAAGGAGCTGCCTGTGCACGCGCATGTAGCAGCACTCGAGCATTTCTTCACTGTCTATGCCGACGAGCATGGGCGTATGCAAAACCCTCCCGAGATCGGGGGCATGCTCCAGCGATTGCAGGCGGCAGGCATCCAGATGGGGATCGTCACCGGAAAGGGCAGGCAGAGTGCCGACATTTCGCTGCAAGAGTGGGAGCTTTCTTCTTATTTTCATGTGGTCATTACCGGCGATGATGTCACCCATCCCAAGCCGCATCCGGAGGGCATTCTGCTTGCCATGGAGCGATTGGGCGCAAAGGCTGCCGAGACCATCTATGTGGGAGACAGCGATGCGGATGTGCAAGCAGGCCGCTCTGCCGGGCTGATGACGGTTGGGGTCGATTGGCTCGCAGTCACCCAAAAGGCCGGGCAATTTGATCCACAGCCGGATTATGTGTTTACAGATGTAGAAAGCTTCGTGGAGTGGGTGCTGGCCGCCCGGCGCTAA
- the proS gene encoding proline--tRNA ligase — protein sequence MKEEKAFVKEITPQSEDFSRWYIDTIKKADLMDYTPVRGCIVFKPEGFELWERIQEAMNKRFKETGHRNAYFPMLIPESFMQKEKEHIEGFNPELPWVTEAGGEPLEERLALRPTSETIIGHMYSQWIQSYRDLPVLINQWANVFRWEKRTMPFLRTSEFLWQEGHTAHATEEEAREETMQMLEIYREVVEQELAIPVWKGQKTPSERFAGAVDTYSIEAMMKDGKAVQAGTSHYLGDNFARGFEIKFLDRDNTFKYVHTTSWGSSTRLIGSMIMVHGDDRGLSLPPRMAPTQVIMIPVGPMKLREQVMQAFDPLFDTIKASGIRVRADLREETPGWKFNEWEMRGVPVRLEMGPRDVENGQVILARRDTGEKITVALEGIVETIRNLLEEIQQNMFQKALAFREANSHLGIDSMEQLASHIEKSEQDNAPSGWVLAGWCGDDACEAKVKEETKFTSRNIPFDPPVRKETCICCGEKAQHTVWFGRAY from the coding sequence ATGAAAGAGGAAAAGGCATTTGTGAAGGAAATCACGCCGCAATCGGAGGATTTCTCACGCTGGTACATCGATACGATCAAAAAAGCGGACCTGATGGACTACACGCCCGTTCGCGGATGTATCGTGTTCAAGCCGGAAGGGTTCGAGCTGTGGGAACGGATCCAAGAGGCGATGAACAAGCGCTTCAAGGAAACCGGACACCGAAACGCTTATTTCCCGATGCTGATTCCTGAGTCCTTCATGCAAAAGGAAAAAGAACATATCGAGGGCTTCAATCCTGAGCTGCCATGGGTGACAGAAGCAGGCGGAGAGCCTTTGGAAGAGCGTCTTGCACTGCGCCCGACGTCCGAGACCATCATCGGTCACATGTACAGCCAATGGATTCAGAGCTATCGCGACTTGCCCGTTCTCATTAATCAGTGGGCAAACGTATTCCGTTGGGAGAAGCGGACCATGCCGTTTTTACGCACCTCCGAGTTCTTGTGGCAGGAAGGGCACACAGCTCATGCGACAGAGGAAGAGGCGCGAGAGGAAACGATGCAGATGCTGGAGATCTATCGGGAAGTCGTCGAGCAGGAGCTGGCGATTCCCGTATGGAAAGGACAAAAGACTCCTAGCGAACGCTTTGCCGGCGCAGTCGATACTTACTCTATCGAGGCGATGATGAAGGATGGGAAGGCCGTACAGGCAGGCACATCCCACTACTTGGGCGACAATTTCGCACGCGGCTTTGAGATCAAGTTCCTCGATCGAGACAATACGTTCAAATACGTCCACACGACTTCCTGGGGAAGCTCAACCCGCTTGATCGGCTCGATGATCATGGTGCACGGGGATGACCGTGGATTGTCTCTGCCTCCGCGGATGGCTCCTACCCAAGTGATCATGATTCCAGTCGGTCCGATGAAGCTGCGGGAGCAAGTGATGCAGGCGTTCGATCCGCTCTTCGATACGATCAAGGCTTCCGGCATCCGCGTTCGTGCCGATCTTCGTGAGGAGACGCCAGGCTGGAAGTTCAATGAGTGGGAAATGCGCGGGGTACCTGTACGTTTGGAAATGGGGCCGCGCGATGTCGAAAATGGGCAAGTGATTCTGGCACGCCGCGATACGGGTGAAAAGATTACGGTGGCGCTGGAAGGCATCGTGGAGACGATCCGGAACCTGCTCGAGGAAATCCAGCAAAACATGTTCCAAAAAGCATTGGCTTTTCGCGAGGCGAATTCCCATCTGGGGATCGACAGCATGGAGCAGCTGGCGTCGCATATCGAGAAGAGCGAGCAGGACAATGCACCAAGTGGATGGGTGCTGGCTGGCTGGTGCGGAGACGATGCATGCGAAGCGAAGGTCAAGGAAGAGACCAAGTTTACCTCCCGCAATATTCCGTTTGACCCACCTGTACGAAAAGAAACATGCATTTGCTGCGGTGAAAAAGCACAGCACACGGTTTGGTTCGGCCGAGCTTACTAG